The Setaria viridis chromosome 6, Setaria_viridis_v4.0, whole genome shotgun sequence genome contains a region encoding:
- the LOC117861890 gene encoding transcription factor MYB77, whose amino-acid sequence MAAECGEGKADCKKTPWSAEEDEALRAAVREHGRQNWAAIAGAVAGRGAKSCRLRWCQHLAPELDSRPFTPEEDARIVEQQRVHGNKWATIARYLHGRSDNAVKNRWNSALRKMQPAAAAQEDAADAAEDQQAAAPACLDLFPLRAGEMREATAADRLGVRAQGEVEEDVASIGLTLGSPGLSDAELELSLGPVRPSSNLGVGEAASFRLFL is encoded by the coding sequence atGGCGGCGGAGTGCGGCGAGGGCAAGGCGGACTGCAAGAAGACGCCGTGGAgtgcggaggaggacgaggcgctgcgggcggcggtgcgggagcACGGGCGGCAGAACTGGGCGGCGATCGCGGGCGCGGTGGCCGGGCGCGGCGCCAAGTCGTGCCGGCTGCGGTGGTGCCAGCACCTGGCGCCGGAGCTGGACAGCCGCCCCTTCACGCCCGAGGAGGACGCGCGCATCGTGGAGCAGCAGCGCGTGCACGGCAACAAGTGGGCCACCATCGCGCGCTACCTCCACGGCCGGTCCGACAACGCCGTCAAGAACCGCTGGAACTCCGCCCTCCGCAAGATgcagcctgccgccgccgcgcaggaGGACGCTGCCGATGCCGCCGAGGACCAGcaggcggcggccccggcgtGCCTCGATCTGTTCCCGTTGAGGGCTGGGGAGATGAGGGAGGCGACTGCGGCGGATCGGTTGGGCGTTCGGGCgcagggggaggtggaggaggacgtgGCGTCCATCGGCCTTACGCTGGGGTCGCCGGGGCTCAGCGACGCAGAGCTGGAACTGAGCCTGGGACCCGTGCGGCCGTCGTCGAATCTTGGAGTTGGAGAAGCGGCTTCCTTCCGGCTGTTTCTCTGA